A window of the Vicugna pacos chromosome 32, VicPac4, whole genome shotgun sequence genome harbors these coding sequences:
- the HIC2 gene encoding hypermethylated in cancer 2 protein has protein sequence MVSGPLALRWCVWAGRGDMGPDMELPSHSKQLLLQLNQQRTKGFLCDVIIMVENSIFRAHKNVLAASSIYFKSLVLHDNLINLDTDMVSSTVFQQILDFIYTGKLLPSDQPAEPNFSTLLTAASYLQLPELAALCRRKLKRAGKPFGSGRGGAGLGRPPRSQRLSAASVIQARYPGLVDGRKGAHTPQELPQAKGSDDELFLGGCNQESMHGLGRPVCPATGEAGLGGCSTNGSSGGCEQELGLDLSKKSPPLPSATPGPPLTPDDPAQLSDSQHGSPLSASAPPAANSASYAEPGGAPNEPMDLEGAEDNHLSLLEGPGGQPRKSLRHSARKKEWGKKEPLAASPFERREVGPKGPCPGEEAEGPGDRVPNGILAGVAAGSGPYGEPPYPCKEEEENGKDGSEDSGQSGSEGGGGRAGAHYMFRQEGYETVSYGDNLYVCIPCAKGFPSSEQLNAHVETHTEEELFIKEEGAYETGSGGAEEEAEDLSAPSAAYAAEPRPFKCSVCEKTYKDPATLRQHEKTHWLTRPFPCNICGKMFTQRGTMTRHMRSHLGLKPFACDECGMRFTRQYRLTEHMRVHSGEKPYECQLCGGKFTQQRNLISHLRMHTSPS, from the exons ATGGTTTCTGGGCCCCTGGCACTCCG GTGGTGCGTGTGGGCGGGGCGTGGGGACATGGGGCCCGACATGGAGCTGCCCAGCCACTCAAAGCAGCTCCTGCTGCAGCTAAACCAGCAGAGGACGAAGGGCTTCCTGTGTGACGTCATCATCATGGTGGAGAACTCCATCTTCCGGGCCCACAAGAACGTCCTGGCTGCTAGCAGCATCTACTTCAAGTCCCTGGTGCTGCACGACAACCTCATCAACCTGGACACGGACATGGTCAGCTCCACGGTGTTCCAGCAGATCCTGGATTTCATCTACACGGGCAAGCTGCTGCCCAGCGACCAGCCGGCCGAACCCAACTTCAGCACGCTCCTCACCGCCGCCAGCTACCTCCAGCTGCCCGAGTTGGCGGCCCTGTGCCGGCGCAAACTCAAGAGGGCCGGCAAACCCTTTGGCTCAGGGCGGGGTGGGGCCGGCCTGGGGCGACCCCCTCGCAGCCAGCGGCTGTCTGCGGCCTCCGTCATCCAGGCCCGGTACCCAGGGCTCGTGGATGGGCGTAAGGGGGCCCACACCCCTCAGGAGCTCCCCCAGGCCAAAGGCTCCGATGATGAGCTCTTCTTGGGTGGCTGCAACCAGGAGAGTATGCATGGCCTGGGCCGGCCAGTCTGTCCGGCCACCGGGGAGGCCGGCCTGGGTGGCTGCAGCACCAATGGGAGCAGTGGGGGCTGTGAGCAGGAGTTGGGCCTGGACTTGTCCAAAAAgagccctcccctgccctccgccACCCCCGGGCCCCCCCTCACCCCGGATGACCCAGCTCAGCTGAGCGACAGTCAGCACGGCTCGCCCCTCTCAGCCTCCGCTCCTCCCGCAGCCAACAGTGCCTCTTATGCCGAGCCGGGGGGTGCCCCCAACGAGCCCATGGATCTGGAGGGGGCCGAGGACAACCACCTAAGCCTGCTGGAGGGGCCCGGCGGGCAGCCCCGCAAGAGCCTCCGGCACTCGGCCCGCAAGAAGGAGTGGGGCAAGAAGGAGCCCCTGGCGGCCTCCCCTTTTGAGCGGCGGGAGGTGGGGCCCAAGggtccctgccctggggaggaggctgaaggGCCAGGGGACAGGGTCCCCAACGGCATCCTGGCGGGCGTGGCGGCGGGCAGCGGGCCCTATGGGGAGCCCCCATACCCctgcaaggaggaggaggagaatggcaAGGACGGGAGCGAGGACAGTGGGCAGAGCGGCAGCGAGGGGGGCGGCGGCCGCGCGGGCGCGCACTACATGTTTCGGCAGGAGGGCTACGAGACGGTGTCCTACGGGGACAACCTGTACGTGTGCATCCCTTGCGCCAAGGGCTTCCCCAGCTCCGAGCAGCTCAACGCCCACGTGGAGACGCACACGGAGGAGGAGCTcttcatcaaggaggagggcgcCTACGAGACGGGTAGCGGGGGCGCTGAGGAGGAGGCCGAGGACCTGTCGGCACCCAGTGCGGCCTATGCAGCCGAGCCCCGGCCCTTCAAGTGTTCTGTCTGCGAGAAGACCTACAAGGACCCGGCCACACTGCGGCAGCACGAGAAGACGCACTGGCTGACGCGGCCCTTTCCCTGCAACATCTGTGGCAAGATGTTCACGCAGCGCGGCACCATGACGCGCCACATGCGCAGCCACCTGGGCCTGAAACCCTTTGCCTGCGACGAGTGCGGCATGCGCTTCACCCGCCAGTACCGCCTGACCGAGCACATGCGCGTGCACTCGGGCGAGAAGCCCTATGAGTGCCAGCTCTGCGGGGGCAAGTTCACACAGCAGCGCAACCTCATCAGCCACCTGCGCATGCACACCTCCCCCTCCTAG
- the TMEM191C gene encoding transmembrane protein 191C isoform X1, whose amino-acid sequence MAEAQELLLQLQKDNRDGRLRKQELEELVRGLEAESESLTARLQDLSERERSLQRRRSQAARALRGEAREAARERAERARGRLEAAEQRKRDLEQQNLQLQEQWEELSSQLFYYGGEQLSQQRAEQQLGTQMVALQKQLELVEAKHVMQAEALRQSARRMEEAWASFQEQSGVLQELQGKVMEAAAALDASRGGPEPCDSQPRRGQDCAGSLMEEVAKADCENRLFGGAGATGIRLWALGALQTLLLLPLGVLVLPLLYLALVNPSALRRGLARPGSDAALRRLRYTLAPLLELRPRGLLPA is encoded by the exons ATGGCCGAGGCGCAGGAGCTGCTACTGCAGCTGCAGAAGGACAACCGCGACGGGCGCCTGAGgaagcaggagctggaggagctggTGCGCGGGCTCGAGGCGGAGAGCGAGAGCCTCACCGCGCGCCTGCAGGACCTGAGCGAGCGCGAGCGCAG CCTGCAGCGGCGGCGGAGCCAGGCGGCGCGGGCCCTGCGCGGGGAGGCGCGGGAAGCGGCGCGGGAGCGCGCGGAGCGGGCTCGCGGTCGGCTGGAGGCGGCGGAGCAGCGCAAGCGGGacctg GAGCAACAAAACCTGCAGCTGCAGGAGCAGTGGGAGGAGCTGTCAAGTCAG ctcttctACTACGGAGGAGAACAGCTGAGTCAGCAGCGCGCAGAACAGCAGCTCGGGACCCAAATGGTGGCGTTGCAG AAACAACTGGAGCTGGTGGAGGCCAAGCACGTCATGCAGGCGGAGGCCCTGCGGCAG AGCGCACGGCGAAtggaggaggcctgggccagCTTCCAGGAGCAGAGCGGAGTCCTGCAG gagctgcagGGGAAGGTGATGGAGGCGGCGGCTGCGCTGGACGCCTCACGGGGAGGCCCGGAGCC GTGCGACTCACAGCCTCGCCGGGGGCAAGACTGCGCGGGGTCGCTTATGGAGGAGGTGGCCAAGGCGGACTGC GAGAACCGGCTGTTCGGCGGCGCGGGAGCGACAGGCATCAG GCTGTGGGCGCTCGGCGCGCTGCAGACGCTGCTGCTGCTCCCGCTGGGCGTCCTGGTACTGCCGCTCCTCTACCTGGCGCTGGTGAACCCGTCCGCCCTCCGCCGCGGGCTCGCGCGCCCCGGCTCGGACGCCGCCCTGCGCCGCCTGCGCTACACGCTGGCCCCGCTGCTGGAGCTGCGCCCGCGCGGACTGCTGCCTGCCTAG
- the TMEM191C gene encoding transmembrane protein 191C isoform X2 — MAEAQELLLQLQKDNRDGRLRKQELEELVRGLEAESESLTARLQDLSERERSLQRRRSQAARALRGEAREAARERAERARGRLEAAEQRKRDLEQQNLQLQEQWEELSSQLFYYGGEQLSQQRAEQQLGTQMVALQKQLELVEAKHVMQAEALRQELQGKVMEAAAALDASRGGPEPCDSQPRRGQDCAGSLMEEVAKADCENRLFGGAGATGIRLWALGALQTLLLLPLGVLVLPLLYLALVNPSALRRGLARPGSDAALRRLRYTLAPLLELRPRGLLPA, encoded by the exons ATGGCCGAGGCGCAGGAGCTGCTACTGCAGCTGCAGAAGGACAACCGCGACGGGCGCCTGAGgaagcaggagctggaggagctggTGCGCGGGCTCGAGGCGGAGAGCGAGAGCCTCACCGCGCGCCTGCAGGACCTGAGCGAGCGCGAGCGCAG CCTGCAGCGGCGGCGGAGCCAGGCGGCGCGGGCCCTGCGCGGGGAGGCGCGGGAAGCGGCGCGGGAGCGCGCGGAGCGGGCTCGCGGTCGGCTGGAGGCGGCGGAGCAGCGCAAGCGGGacctg GAGCAACAAAACCTGCAGCTGCAGGAGCAGTGGGAGGAGCTGTCAAGTCAG ctcttctACTACGGAGGAGAACAGCTGAGTCAGCAGCGCGCAGAACAGCAGCTCGGGACCCAAATGGTGGCGTTGCAG AAACAACTGGAGCTGGTGGAGGCCAAGCACGTCATGCAGGCGGAGGCCCTGCGGCAG gagctgcagGGGAAGGTGATGGAGGCGGCGGCTGCGCTGGACGCCTCACGGGGAGGCCCGGAGCC GTGCGACTCACAGCCTCGCCGGGGGCAAGACTGCGCGGGGTCGCTTATGGAGGAGGTGGCCAAGGCGGACTGC GAGAACCGGCTGTTCGGCGGCGCGGGAGCGACAGGCATCAG GCTGTGGGCGCTCGGCGCGCTGCAGACGCTGCTGCTGCTCCCGCTGGGCGTCCTGGTACTGCCGCTCCTCTACCTGGCGCTGGTGAACCCGTCCGCCCTCCGCCGCGGGCTCGCGCGCCCCGGCTCGGACGCCGCCCTGCGCCGCCTGCGCTACACGCTGGCCCCGCTGCTGGAGCTGCGCCCGCGCGGACTGCTGCCTGCCTAG